One genomic region from Osmerus eperlanus chromosome 6, fOsmEpe2.1, whole genome shotgun sequence encodes:
- the LOC134021978 gene encoding stonustoxin subunit beta-like — MITFYRLSGCHITEEGCDSLSSALKSTSFLRQLDLSNNDLKDAGMKLLSAGLRNQLCKLEILRLSGCLVTEEGCASLASALRSNPFHLRELNLSYNHPGEKGLKLLSAGLEDPHCRLEKLNVDHGGECWIKPGLRKYACELTLDPNTACRRLSLSEENRKVTWRREEQPYPDHPERFEDCAQVLCREGLSGRCYWEAEWSEGGRWVGIAVTYKGISRRGEGADCELGYNNKSWSLDCDGNSYSAWHNKKRTVIPAPPSSSHRVGVYLDWPAGTLSFYTVSSDTLTHLHTFHSTFTEPLYPGFCVYYDSSVSLCQVE, encoded by the exons atgataaccttctacaggctgtcaggctgtcacatcacagaggaaggctgtgattctctgagctcagctctgaagtcaacctccttcctgagacaactagatctaagtaacaatgatctgaaggatgccggcatgaagctgctctctgctggactgaggAACcaactctgcaaactggagatactgag gctgtcaggctgtctggtcacagaggaaggctgtgcttctctggcctcagctctgaggtccaaccccttccacctgagggaactgaacctgagctacaatcatccaggagaaaaaggattgaagctgctctctgctggactggaggatccacactgcagactggagaaactcaa tgtggaTCATGGTGGAGAGTGCTGGATCAAACCTGGTCTTAGGAAAT atgcctgtgagctcacactggacccaaacacagcatgcagacgcctctctctgtctgaggagaacagaaaggtgacatggaggagagaggagcagccgtATCCTGATCACCCAGAGAGATTTGAGGACTGTgcacaggtgctgtgtagagagggtctgtctgggcgctgttactgggaggcagagtggagtgAAGGAGGAAGATGGGTTGGTATAGCAGTGACATATAAAGgaatcagcaggagaggagagggtgctgACTGTGAGCTTGGATacaataacaagtcctggagtctgGACTGTGATGGTAACAGTTACTCTGCCTGGCACAATAAGAAGAGAACTGtcatacctgcccccccctccagctctcacagagtaggagtgtatctggactggccggccggcactctgtccttctacacagtctcctctgacacactgacccacctgcacacattccacagcacattcactgagcccctctatcCTGGGTTCTGTGTTTATTATgactcctcagtgtccctgtgtcaggtagaatag